From the genome of Nakamurella flavida, one region includes:
- a CDS encoding putative RNA methyltransferase → MSPSPGGLDGVLPLLVCPHCRLELSRPEPAVLACVSGHRFDVARQGYVALLGPGARTDTGDSADMVAARVDLLGSGAYAPIVDAVVQAVRGSTGDGGAVVELGAGTGYYLGACVGAVPGSTGLAIDSSRYASRRAAAVHRRVGAVLADAWSALPVRDSCADVVLSVFAPRTPSEIHRILTPGGRLVCVTPRPGHLAELRDVVPLLAVDAGKQDALVGAFAGLLEPVGSTQVEYRMELTGPQVGALIRMGPTARHLDVATVAATSRAARAVTVSVTCTVLQRPTR, encoded by the coding sequence GTGAGTCCGTCGCCCGGCGGTCTGGACGGCGTGCTTCCGCTCCTCGTCTGCCCCCACTGTCGGCTCGAGCTGAGCCGGCCGGAACCCGCTGTGCTGGCGTGTGTCTCGGGGCACCGGTTCGACGTCGCACGCCAGGGCTACGTCGCGCTGCTCGGCCCGGGGGCCCGGACCGACACCGGTGATTCGGCCGACATGGTCGCGGCGCGGGTCGACCTCCTGGGCAGCGGGGCGTACGCCCCGATCGTCGACGCCGTCGTGCAGGCCGTCCGCGGGTCGACCGGGGACGGGGGTGCCGTGGTCGAGCTGGGTGCCGGGACCGGGTACTACCTGGGCGCGTGCGTCGGGGCCGTCCCCGGTTCGACCGGGCTGGCGATCGACTCGTCCCGCTACGCCTCGCGCCGTGCGGCCGCCGTCCATCGCCGGGTCGGCGCGGTGCTGGCCGACGCGTGGTCGGCCCTGCCGGTGCGGGACTCCTGTGCCGACGTCGTGCTCAGTGTCTTCGCACCGCGGACCCCGTCGGAGATCCACCGCATCCTGACCCCGGGCGGCCGGCTGGTCTGCGTGACGCCGCGGCCGGGTCACCTGGCCGAGCTCCGGGACGTCGTCCCGCTGCTCGCCGTGGACGCGGGCAAACAGGACGCGCTCGTCGGGGCGTTCGCCGGCCTGCTCGAACCGGTCGGATCCACGCAGGTGGAGTACCGGATGGAGCTGACCGGCCCGCAGGTCGGTGCGTTGATCCGGATGGGCCCGACCGCGCGCCATCTCGACGTCGCAACGGTGGCCGCGACCTCCCGCGCAGCCCGTGCGGTGACGGTGTCCGTCACCTGCACGGTGCTGCAGCGTCCGACCCGATAG
- a CDS encoding MBL fold metallo-hydrolase: protein MSWREVVTGPDLRVLVRTARRDRTTATVIAWAGRAVLVDPSWDPDELADIADRLEAERLTVVAGFATHAHHDHVLWHPRFGSAPRWASPAAADRSRRDRPGLAVALGPDFPPELVALAGDVRALDADRIPWDGPELRLVTHRAHSPGHTAVWLPDARVLLAGDMLSDVELPLPDQGPHALADHEHALTLLHPYVRRAALLVPGHGTVSDAPMDRWAADRNYLTAVLTGADPVDPRLTLPGMSEVHRDTVRQASAHLDDGLDLDG from the coding sequence GTGAGCTGGCGCGAGGTGGTGACCGGGCCCGACCTGCGGGTGCTGGTGCGGACGGCCCGACGGGACCGGACCACGGCGACGGTGATCGCCTGGGCCGGCCGGGCGGTGCTCGTGGACCCCTCGTGGGATCCGGACGAGCTCGCCGACATCGCCGACCGGCTCGAGGCGGAACGCCTGACGGTGGTGGCCGGGTTCGCCACCCACGCCCATCACGACCACGTGCTCTGGCATCCGCGATTCGGGTCGGCCCCCCGGTGGGCGTCTCCCGCGGCGGCGGACCGCAGCCGCCGCGACCGGCCGGGCCTGGCCGTGGCGCTGGGCCCGGACTTCCCGCCCGAGCTCGTCGCGCTGGCCGGGGACGTCCGTGCCCTGGATGCCGACCGCATCCCGTGGGACGGGCCGGAACTACGGCTCGTCACCCACCGGGCCCACTCCCCGGGACACACCGCGGTGTGGCTCCCGGACGCGCGGGTCCTGCTGGCCGGCGACATGCTCAGCGACGTCGAACTCCCGCTGCCCGATCAGGGGCCGCACGCACTCGCCGACCACGAGCACGCGCTCACCCTGCTGCACCCCTACGTCCGGCGCGCCGCCCTGCTCGTGCCGGGCCACGGCACGGTGAGCGACGCACCGATGGACCGGTGGGCGGCCGACCGGAACTACCTGACCGCCGTGCTGACCGGGGCCGATCCGGTGGACCCCCGCCTGACCCTCCCGGGGATGAGCGAGGTCCACCGGGACACCGTGCGGCAGGCGTCAGCGCACCTGGACGACGGCCTCGATCTCGACGGGTGA
- the acs gene encoding acetate--CoA ligase, translating to MEDRTFPPSAEFAAQANLGEEAYQRAADDPEAFWAEQARHLNWATPFTQVLDWSEKPHARWFADGTLNVAENCVDRHVRDGYGDTVAFHFEGEPGDSRSVTYADLLVEVSRAANALTSLGVQAGDRVAIYLPMIPEAIVAMLACARLGAAHSVIFGGFSAEALRSRIGDAQARLVITSDGQFRRGRAVSLKAAVDEAVAAPDSPVEHVLVVRRTGIDVAWTDKDVWWHELVDTQSDRHEAQPFPAEQPLFILYTSGTTGKPKGILHTSGGYLTQAAYTHRVVFDHKPGQDVYWCTADIGWVTGHSYIVYGPLANRVTQVIYEGTPNTPHEGRHWEIVDKYEVSIYYTAPTLIRTFMKWGAEIPERYDLSSLRVLGSVGEPINPEAWMWYRQTIGHDRCPIVDTWWQTETGAIMISPLPGVTATKPGSAMRPLPGISAVVVNDEGVPVGDGEGGYLVVDKPWPAMLRTIWGDDERYVDTYWSRFAAQGYYFAGDGAKYDTDGALWLLGRVDDVMNISGHRISTTEVESALVAHPSVAEAAVVGASDPMTGQGIVAFVILRGAAVQAAEDAAERDGDDGSAAKALIDELRAHVAKQIGPIARPRQIMVVAELPKTRSGKIMRRLLRDVAENRELGDVTTLQDSAVMNMITSGLGGGSAD from the coding sequence GTGGAGGACCGCACCTTCCCCCCCTCGGCGGAGTTCGCCGCCCAGGCCAACCTCGGTGAGGAGGCCTACCAGCGCGCGGCCGACGACCCGGAGGCGTTCTGGGCCGAGCAGGCCCGGCACCTGAACTGGGCCACCCCGTTCACGCAGGTGCTGGACTGGTCGGAGAAGCCGCACGCCCGCTGGTTCGCCGACGGCACCCTGAACGTGGCCGAGAACTGCGTCGACCGGCACGTGCGCGACGGGTACGGGGACACCGTCGCCTTCCACTTCGAGGGCGAGCCCGGCGACTCCCGCTCGGTGACCTACGCCGACCTGCTCGTCGAGGTGTCCCGGGCGGCGAACGCGCTCACCTCCCTGGGCGTGCAGGCCGGCGATCGGGTGGCGATCTACCTGCCGATGATCCCGGAGGCCATCGTCGCGATGCTGGCCTGCGCACGGCTGGGCGCGGCCCACTCGGTGATCTTCGGCGGCTTCTCCGCCGAGGCGCTGCGCTCGCGCATCGGGGATGCCCAGGCCCGCCTGGTGATCACCAGCGACGGACAGTTCCGCCGCGGCCGGGCCGTGTCGCTCAAGGCCGCCGTCGACGAGGCCGTCGCGGCACCGGACTCCCCCGTCGAACACGTGCTCGTGGTGCGACGCACCGGCATCGACGTCGCCTGGACCGACAAGGACGTGTGGTGGCACGAGCTCGTCGACACCCAGTCCGACCGGCACGAGGCGCAGCCGTTCCCGGCCGAGCAGCCCCTGTTCATCCTCTACACCTCGGGCACCACCGGGAAGCCCAAGGGCATCCTGCACACCTCCGGCGGGTACCTCACCCAGGCCGCGTACACCCACCGCGTCGTCTTCGACCACAAGCCCGGCCAGGACGTCTACTGGTGCACCGCCGACATCGGCTGGGTCACCGGGCACAGCTACATCGTCTACGGGCCCCTGGCCAACCGGGTCACCCAGGTCATCTACGAGGGCACCCCGAACACCCCGCACGAGGGCCGGCACTGGGAGATCGTCGACAAGTACGAGGTGTCGATCTACTACACCGCGCCCACCCTGATCCGGACGTTCATGAAGTGGGGCGCGGAGATCCCGGAACGCTACGACCTGAGCTCGCTGCGGGTGCTGGGCAGCGTCGGTGAACCCATCAACCCCGAGGCCTGGATGTGGTACCGGCAGACCATCGGTCACGACCGCTGCCCCATCGTCGACACCTGGTGGCAGACCGAGACCGGCGCGATCATGATCTCCCCGCTGCCCGGGGTCACCGCGACCAAACCCGGGTCGGCCATGCGCCCGCTGCCGGGCATCAGCGCCGTCGTCGTGAACGACGAGGGCGTGCCCGTCGGCGACGGGGAGGGCGGGTACCTCGTCGTCGACAAGCCGTGGCCGGCCATGCTCCGCACCATCTGGGGCGATGACGAGCGCTACGTGGACACCTACTGGTCGCGCTTCGCCGCCCAGGGCTATTACTTCGCCGGTGACGGCGCCAAGTACGACACGGACGGCGCCCTGTGGCTGCTCGGCCGCGTCGACGACGTCATGAACATCTCCGGTCACCGCATCTCCACCACCGAGGTGGAGTCGGCCCTGGTCGCCCACCCCTCGGTCGCCGAAGCGGCGGTCGTCGGGGCATCGGACCCGATGACCGGCCAGGGGATCGTGGCGTTCGTGATCCTGCGCGGCGCGGCCGTGCAGGCCGCCGAGGACGCCGCCGAGCGGGACGGCGACGACGGCTCCGCGGCCAAGGCCCTGATCGACGAGCTCCGTGCCCACGTGGCGAAGCAGATCGGGCCGATCGCCCGACCCCGGCAGATCATGGTCGTCGCCGAACTGCCCAAGACCCGGTCGGGCAAGATCATGCGACGCCTGCTGCGGGACGTGGCCGAGAACCGCGAACTCGGCGATGTCACCACCCTGCAGGACTCCGCGGTGATGAACATGATCACCTCCGGGCTGGGTGGCGGCTCGGCGGACTGA
- a CDS encoding oxidoreductase yields MTAAWPDLLALPDVRAAAEQAETTVAAIYRHPANLRGWPRTAAAASVRAARASALLDGGPGRMDDEVAVVQDPVLAGALRVAAELAALVPVWRRAPLQALARLHTLAAADLVTEGELGRPREDAGPRARLVRVGRLVLDPPWPSAVTVAVVHAELLAVSPFVGANGVLARAAARLTAMTAGLDPRGLGVPEAGFLAAGPGYDAALEAYRIGAPDGVREWVLLCCRAQLQGAREARSVADTLA; encoded by the coding sequence GTGACTGCTGCGTGGCCCGACCTGCTCGCCCTGCCCGACGTGCGGGCCGCCGCCGAGCAGGCGGAGACGACGGTGGCGGCGATCTACCGGCACCCGGCCAACCTGCGTGGGTGGCCCCGGACCGCGGCCGCGGCGTCCGTGCGGGCCGCGCGGGCCTCCGCCCTGCTGGACGGCGGTCCCGGCCGGATGGACGACGAGGTCGCCGTCGTGCAGGACCCGGTGTTGGCCGGCGCGCTGCGGGTGGCGGCCGAACTCGCCGCGCTGGTACCGGTCTGGCGCCGGGCGCCCCTGCAGGCGCTCGCCCGGCTGCACACCCTGGCCGCCGCCGACCTGGTGACGGAGGGGGAACTGGGGCGACCCCGGGAGGACGCGGGCCCCCGGGCCCGATTGGTCCGGGTGGGGCGGTTGGTCCTCGATCCGCCCTGGCCGTCGGCGGTGACGGTGGCTGTCGTGCACGCCGAACTGCTGGCCGTCAGCCCCTTCGTCGGCGCCAACGGTGTGCTGGCCCGGGCCGCCGCCCGACTCACCGCGATGACGGCGGGGTTGGACCCCCGCGGCCTCGGCGTGCCCGAGGCGGGTTTCCTCGCCGCGGGACCGGGCTACGACGCCGCCCTGGAGGCCTACCGGATCGGTGCGCCGGACGGCGTGCGGGAGTGGGTGCTGCTCTGCTGCCGGGCTCAGCTCCAGGGGGCGCGGGAGGCCCGTTCGGTGGCCGACACGCTGGCCTGA
- the nth gene encoding endonuclease III, with amino-acid sequence MVIASRIPSTPLARTRRAHRIDAQLTVAFPDAHCELDFTTPLELAVATVLSAQCTDVRVNLTTPALFARYRTAADYAGAQRAELEEMIRPTGFFRNKASSLIGLGQALVERFDGVVPGTLGELVTLPGIGRKTANVVLGNAFGVPGITVDTHFQRLTQRWGLTEQTDPVKIEHEIGALLRPATWTMFSHRVIFHGRRVCTARKPACGACVLASTCPSYGTGPTDPVAAAALITGSEREHLLGLVEPGDHG; translated from the coding sequence GTGGTCATCGCCTCACGCATCCCGAGCACGCCCCTGGCGCGTACCCGCCGGGCCCACAGGATCGACGCGCAGCTGACGGTCGCCTTTCCCGATGCGCACTGCGAGCTGGACTTCACCACGCCGCTCGAGCTGGCCGTGGCCACCGTGCTGTCCGCGCAGTGCACCGATGTGCGGGTCAACCTGACCACCCCGGCGTTGTTCGCGCGATACCGCACGGCGGCGGACTACGCCGGCGCGCAGCGGGCCGAGCTCGAGGAGATGATCCGGCCGACGGGGTTCTTCCGGAACAAGGCATCCTCGCTCATCGGGCTCGGGCAGGCCCTGGTGGAGCGGTTCGACGGGGTGGTCCCCGGCACCCTGGGCGAGCTCGTCACCCTGCCCGGCATCGGTCGCAAGACCGCGAACGTCGTGCTGGGCAACGCCTTCGGTGTCCCCGGGATCACGGTGGACACCCACTTCCAGCGCCTCACCCAGCGGTGGGGGCTGACCGAGCAGACCGATCCGGTGAAGATCGAGCACGAGATCGGGGCCCTGCTGCGGCCGGCCACGTGGACGATGTTCTCCCACCGGGTCATCTTCCACGGGCGGCGGGTGTGCACCGCCCGCAAGCCGGCCTGCGGAGCCTGCGTCCTGGCGTCCACCTGCCCGTCGTACGGCACCGGGCCCACGGATCCGGTCGCTGCCGCTGCCCTGATCACCGGGTCGGAACGCGAGCACCTGCTGGGCCTGGTCGAGCCCGGGGACCACGGATGA
- a CDS encoding MarP family serine protease has translation MNVVDVVVVAMLLLAAVSGFRQGLITAMLTLLGAVGGAVLAIRLSPMLMTRVDDSAAKVAIGVACVVVGVGAGELIGSAVGRRIARRITWRPAKAVERTLGLLVHTAAVLVVIWMVAVPLASVPYPAVSSAIRSSEVLGRVDTVMPAPVRDLSDGLRTVFDDSGFPAILDPLAPTPDVTVPEPDPALAGDPALQAVQGSVLKIRAQSDSCSRTMSGTGFVIGPERLLTNAHVVAGSFRAVVETGAGTVDASVVVYDPERDLAVLAVPGLTAPALTFADTPAGSGDDAVVAGYPLGGPYTLGAARISSEFTLRGPDIYAADTVQREVYTVRGSVRPGNSGGPLLDPDGTVLGVVFGASVAEPEVGFALTAAEVAPVVAAGLVDDTAAGTGACTAA, from the coding sequence ATGAACGTCGTCGACGTCGTCGTCGTGGCGATGCTGCTCCTGGCGGCCGTCTCCGGGTTCCGGCAGGGCCTGATCACCGCGATGCTCACCCTGCTCGGCGCGGTCGGCGGCGCGGTCCTGGCCATCCGCCTGTCGCCGATGCTGATGACCAGGGTGGACGACTCGGCCGCCAAGGTCGCGATCGGCGTGGCCTGCGTCGTCGTCGGGGTGGGGGCCGGGGAGCTGATCGGGTCGGCCGTCGGCCGCCGGATCGCCCGACGCATCACCTGGCGGCCGGCCAAGGCGGTGGAACGCACCCTCGGGCTGCTCGTGCACACCGCCGCCGTGCTGGTGGTCATCTGGATGGTCGCCGTGCCCCTGGCCTCGGTGCCGTACCCCGCCGTCTCCTCGGCGATCCGTTCCTCCGAGGTCCTCGGCCGGGTCGACACGGTGATGCCCGCCCCGGTCCGCGACCTGTCCGACGGGCTCCGGACGGTGTTCGACGACTCCGGCTTCCCGGCCATCCTGGACCCGCTGGCGCCCACCCCGGACGTCACGGTGCCGGAGCCGGATCCCGCCCTGGCGGGTGACCCGGCGCTGCAGGCGGTCCAGGGTTCGGTCCTGAAGATCCGGGCCCAGTCCGATTCCTGTTCCCGCACCATGTCCGGCACCGGCTTCGTGATCGGTCCGGAGCGACTGCTCACCAATGCCCACGTGGTCGCGGGTTCGTTCCGGGCGGTGGTGGAGACCGGAGCCGGCACCGTCGACGCGAGCGTGGTGGTCTACGACCCCGAGCGTGACCTGGCCGTGCTGGCCGTGCCCGGACTGACGGCTCCGGCCCTGACCTTCGCCGACACGCCGGCGGGCAGCGGTGATGACGCCGTGGTCGCCGGCTACCCCCTCGGTGGCCCGTACACGCTCGGCGCCGCCCGGATCAGCTCCGAGTTCACGCTGCGCGGGCCGGACATCTATGCCGCGGACACCGTCCAGCGGGAGGTCTACACGGTGCGTGGGTCGGTGCGGCCCGGGAACTCCGGTGGACCGCTGCTCGACCCGGACGGCACCGTGCTCGGCGTGGTGTTCGGCGCATCGGTGGCCGAACCCGAGGTCGGGTTCGCGCTGACCGCGGCGGAGGTGGCGCCGGTGGTGGCCGCCGGACTGGTGGACGACACCGCCGCGGGGACCGGGGCCTGCACCGCCGCCTGA
- a CDS encoding Crp/Fnr family transcriptional regulator, whose amino-acid sequence MEETLARAGIFQGVDPDAAMALGTQLETVEYPRGSSIFAEGELGDRLYVILSGKIKLGRHSPDGRENLLAVMGPSDMFGELSVFDPGPRTSSATAVTDVRLATMDRGALKEWINKRPEIAEQLLRVLARRLRRTNNSLADLIFTDVPGRVAKALLQLARQFGQQEGGHLRVTHDLTQEELAQLVGASRETVNKALADFGHRGWLRLEGKSVVLLDADRLSRRAR is encoded by the coding sequence GTGGAGGAAACCCTCGCCAGGGCCGGCATCTTCCAAGGAGTCGACCCCGACGCCGCCATGGCTCTGGGGACCCAACTGGAGACGGTGGAGTACCCGCGTGGCAGCTCCATCTTCGCCGAGGGCGAGCTGGGTGACCGGCTCTACGTGATCCTCTCCGGGAAGATCAAGCTGGGCCGGCACTCGCCCGACGGCCGGGAGAACCTGCTGGCCGTGATGGGCCCGTCGGACATGTTCGGCGAGCTCTCGGTCTTCGACCCGGGGCCCCGGACGTCCTCGGCGACGGCGGTGACCGACGTGCGCCTGGCCACGATGGACCGTGGCGCGCTCAAGGAGTGGATCAACAAGCGCCCGGAGATCGCCGAGCAGCTGCTCCGCGTGCTGGCCCGTCGCCTGCGGCGGACCAACAACTCCCTGGCCGACCTGATCTTCACCGACGTCCCCGGCCGGGTCGCCAAGGCCCTGTTGCAGTTGGCCCGTCAGTTCGGCCAGCAGGAGGGTGGGCACCTGCGGGTCACCCACGACCTCACCCAGGAGGAACTGGCCCAGCTGGTCGGGGCCTCGCGGGAGACGGTCAACAAGGCCCTGGCCGACTTCGGCCACCGCGGTTGGCTGCGCCTGGAGGGCAAGTCGGTGGTCCTGCTCGACGCCGACCGGCTGTCCCGCCGGGCTCGCTGA
- a CDS encoding NUDIX hydrolase encodes MTVPAGVGDGAGRDGDPTTGRLLVDPTALPGWLRPLAQRVDGAGLPPLPRAMAQRAPADARRGAVLMLLGEGPAGPDLLLTVRADTLRAHPGQPAFPGGGADPGEDAVATALREGAEETGLHPEGVTPVALFPEVYVVPSRYRVRPVLAYWHTPGEVGPVDPAETAQVARVPIADLADPDRRGQVALRDGFVSPAFDVAGTIVWGFTGALVDLLVRAGGWERPWDPDRRLHPPGLVHPPGPVSTAG; translated from the coding sequence ATGACCGTTCCCGCCGGGGTCGGTGACGGGGCCGGTCGGGACGGCGATCCGACGACCGGCCGGCTGCTGGTCGACCCCACCGCGCTGCCCGGCTGGCTCCGGCCGCTGGCGCAGCGGGTGGACGGCGCTGGGCTGCCACCGCTGCCCCGGGCGATGGCCCAGCGCGCGCCCGCCGACGCGCGCCGGGGTGCGGTGCTGATGCTGCTGGGCGAGGGGCCGGCCGGGCCCGATCTGCTGTTGACCGTCCGGGCCGACACGCTGCGGGCCCATCCCGGGCAGCCCGCCTTCCCCGGCGGCGGCGCCGATCCCGGGGAGGACGCGGTGGCCACCGCCCTGCGGGAGGGGGCCGAGGAGACCGGCCTGCACCCCGAGGGGGTGACCCCGGTGGCACTGTTCCCCGAGGTGTACGTGGTGCCGTCCCGTTACCGGGTACGGCCGGTGCTGGCGTACTGGCACACCCCGGGCGAGGTCGGACCGGTGGACCCCGCGGAGACGGCGCAGGTGGCCCGGGTCCCGATCGCCGATCTGGCCGATCCCGATCGGCGCGGTCAGGTCGCCCTGCGCGACGGCTTCGTCTCGCCGGCCTTCGACGTCGCCGGCACGATCGTGTGGGGGTTCACCGGCGCGCTGGTCGATCTGCTGGTGCGGGCCGGCGGTTGGGAGCGGCCCTGGGACCCCGATCGTCGGCTGCATCCCCCCGGTCTCGTCCATCCGCCCGGTCCGGTGTCCACCGCCGGATGA
- a CDS encoding RidA family protein, which translates to MSVQARLDELGITLPAVPAAAGSYLPFVRTGDLVFTAGQLPFVDGALPATGKVGAEVSPEDARTYAQLCALNLLAVIDAAVGVDQVVRVVKVVGFVASADGFTGAPGVVNGASDFLVEVFGDAGRHARSAVGVAELPLGSPVEIEAVVQVR; encoded by the coding sequence ATGAGCGTGCAGGCCCGCCTGGACGAACTGGGCATCACGCTGCCCGCGGTCCCGGCCGCGGCCGGCAGCTACCTGCCGTTCGTCCGGACCGGCGACCTGGTCTTCACCGCCGGTCAGCTGCCGTTCGTGGACGGGGCGCTCCCGGCCACCGGGAAGGTCGGCGCCGAGGTGTCCCCGGAGGACGCCCGTACCTATGCCCAGCTCTGCGCGCTCAACCTGCTGGCCGTGATCGACGCGGCCGTCGGGGTGGACCAGGTGGTCCGGGTGGTCAAGGTCGTCGGGTTCGTGGCGTCCGCGGACGGCTTCACCGGTGCCCCCGGCGTCGTCAACGGGGCGTCCGACTTCCTGGTCGAGGTGTTCGGTGACGCCGGTCGGCATGCCCGGTCCGCGGTGGGGGTGGCCGAACTGCCGCTCGGCTCACCCGTCGAGATCGAGGCCGTCGTCCAGGTGCGCTGA
- a CDS encoding MBL fold metallo-hydrolase: MSSLRVLDPQVAVLLAPNPGPMTLDGTNSYRLAAPGTAAAVVVDPGPDDTDHLRTLAAAGPVELVLITHRHADHTAGAAAFAAMTGAPVRAVDPVHCLGASPLTADERIDAAGLTITVLATPGHTADSACFRLPGPGSGSVLTGDTILGRGTTVLAPPDGSLADYLRTLDLLAGLGAARVLPAHGPELPDLAAVCRAYRRHREERLAQVRDAVTAASLDPGDPAAVGVVTDRVYGEVDPSVRGAAESSVAAQLRYLAGGGR, translated from the coding sequence ATGTCGTCGCTGCGCGTGCTGGACCCCCAGGTGGCCGTGCTGCTCGCGCCCAATCCGGGGCCGATGACCCTGGACGGCACCAACTCCTACCGGTTGGCCGCTCCGGGGACCGCGGCGGCGGTGGTGGTGGATCCCGGGCCGGACGACACCGATCACCTGCGGACGCTGGCCGCCGCCGGCCCGGTGGAACTCGTCCTCATCACCCATCGCCATGCCGACCACACGGCCGGCGCCGCGGCGTTCGCCGCGATGACCGGCGCTCCGGTCCGGGCCGTCGACCCGGTGCACTGCCTCGGTGCGTCCCCGCTGACGGCCGACGAGCGGATCGACGCCGCCGGTCTGACCATCACGGTGCTGGCCACCCCGGGTCACACCGCCGACTCGGCCTGCTTCCGGCTCCCCGGCCCCGGCTCCGGCTCGGTGCTGACGGGGGACACGATCCTGGGTCGCGGCACCACCGTCCTCGCGCCGCCGGACGGCTCGCTGGCGGACTACCTGCGCACGCTGGACCTGCTCGCGGGTCTCGGTGCCGCCCGGGTGCTGCCGGCCCACGGCCCCGAGCTGCCCGATCTCGCCGCGGTGTGCCGGGCCTACCGCCGGCACCGGGAGGAGCGGCTGGCCCAGGTGCGCGATGCGGTGACGGCGGCGTCGCTGGACCCCGGGGACCCGGCGGCGGTGGGCGTGGTGACCGACCGGGTCTACGGGGAGGTGGATCCGTCGGTGCGCGGCGCCGCCGAGTCGTCGGTCGCCGCGCAGCTGCGGTACCTGGCCGGTGGGGGACGGTGA
- a CDS encoding phage holin family protein produces MSGTPHQTNRLTVPGAANAAIPLVTEPDVDRSASMGSLVKQATEHMSTLVRSEIELAKMEVTASVKSGVRGGIFFGLAAAIGVFSLFFFFFMIGEILAIWLPRSLAFAIVFIVMVLAAGALAFLGWRKVKQIKKPEQTIASLTETASTLKYAATHTPETATQGAVQPTTLPRR; encoded by the coding sequence ATGTCCGGGACCCCCCACCAGACGAACCGGTTGACCGTGCCCGGGGCGGCGAACGCCGCGATCCCGCTGGTCACCGAGCCGGACGTGGATCGTTCCGCCTCGATGGGCTCGCTGGTCAAGCAGGCCACCGAGCACATGTCCACCCTGGTCCGCTCGGAGATCGAGCTGGCCAAGATGGAGGTCACCGCCAGCGTCAAGAGCGGGGTGCGCGGCGGCATCTTCTTCGGACTCGCCGCCGCCATCGGGGTGTTCTCCCTCTTCTTCTTCTTCTTCATGATCGGCGAGATCCTCGCCATCTGGCTGCCCCGATCGCTGGCCTTCGCCATCGTGTTCATCGTGATGGTGCTGGCGGCCGGTGCCCTGGCGTTCCTCGGCTGGCGCAAGGTCAAGCAGATCAAGAAGCCCGAGCAGACCATCGCCTCGCTGACGGAGACCGCGTCCACCCTGAAGTACGCCGCCACCCACACCCCGGAGACGGCGACCCAGGGCGCCGTCCAGCCCACCACCCTCCCGCGGCGCTGA